The Anopheles gambiae chromosome 2, idAnoGambNW_F1_1, whole genome shotgun sequence genomic sequence TATGCCACCGCCAATGCACCAGCGCGTGAGCGAAAGGGCAGCGAAAGAACGATCTACAGTGAGTCCTCCCCGCCATTAAACGTGATCGTGCAACGGgttttcactttcattcgTTTTCTGCTCCGTTTGTCTCCAACGACCTAGAATGAAgctgtgcatgtgtgtttgtgtgatatTTCTGCATACGATCGAGCAGCCCGTTGATCACCTTGAATCCCCGATCGGCATTTGCTCAGGTCTTAACTGGACTGGTTTCCGTAACGGCATGTCTGGGGATAGAGCAGGCACACATGGCATGGGCAATATGAATTCCCACACAACTCGCCCAAATCCAGCGCTGCTGCACTATAATCCAACGCAGCTCACTGAGGATTCGCTGTCAAACGGAATTTCTGTCAATTCCAACGATCATAGTGTCGCAAAATCGGCAGACAGGACACGGAGTGTGATTAATTGTGGGACGCTCTTGACGAATTAAGCGAGCCAACTACCGTGGGCGACCTTTGGTGGCCTTTTCGGTTTGGGGCGGCTAGTGTCTGGTCATGTTCACGGAGTCTGACAGCTTTAAGAAGAAGATTAATCATCCAAACGATCAAGGTGTGGTTGCGGCTGATAGCGTCAGCGTCGAGGGATTGATTAAAAGCTGTGACATCTAATGAAATCTTGCAAATGCGAATGATTTTTGCATCGAAATGCGGAGAGTTGGCAATCGGCTTGCAGTCCACGTATAGGGTGTACCCAGAACTGAAATCGCGTACAACATGTTGACAATCTTGTAGAAGGTTCTAACGTGCAACAAGAGCTGCATTTATAATGTGCAAgtgaaaatagttttttttctcaccaaCTCGGCAGGTGTCTGTTTGCCCGCAGCCCAGGTAAACAGGTTCTTGAGTGTGTAGCCTTCGTAGTGTGTAGAGCGTCACTAGCGTCACGAGTGCCCATCGGTGCGTAGTGCAAATAGTGACAAACGAGCTTCGATTAGTTTAGTATGCATCTGCATGGCCGGCCGAACATGTATACATATATACCCCCAGAAACCGGACGCCTACGTGACAAAGCCAAGGGGAAGGTCGTACAAGGGACAGATCCAAAGGtctcttctgtgtgtgtgtgtgtgtgtgtgtgtgtgtgtgtgtgtgtgtgtgtgtgtgtgtgtgtgtgtgtgtgtgtgtgtgtttttccttcgtttGATCACTTTTATAGAATGCGCTGAAGCCGTGGGATAGAGTGACGTGTATTCCAGCACTTTGGTCACCAGAACACCAGTGACTGCATTTCGATGGAAGATGTTTATCGAGCGAATGAAGGGCAAGGTCTGTTTCCACTGTGGCCTTTCCCCCAGGCCATTTCCATGCTGAGTGTCAGTTATCGTGCGTGTTGTCTTTCATTCAATAACGCATTGCCGCAGGAAACTGGCGGCGCtttgtggttttggtttgtgttaGATTCTCATTAAGCTAATCATTCGATCGATGTTGGAAGCTTTTAGGCGCTTTTGCTAAGCTAGGTGAGGGTATCAATtgagcaaaagagagagagagagagacacacacacattccgcaAGTATCTGTAGCATACATAAATGATGCAATATATCGTGCCGTTGAACGTATCGTTTTATATTCGGAATATTGTTTAACATCTCTTGCCAAGGGGCcttgtcgttttttttatgtaacaGTTTGAAaggggattgttttttttttggtgaaacCATGCAATAATTTCGCGGATATTGGTGGCATGATGTGAGTGGCAGGAGGGCCTGAAACATCCATGTCAAGGTATTGCTGCTGTTAAGGCACCTTAAAGTGGCTATATAGCTTAGCTTGTCCTCATGATTGAAACTAGAAACATAGATTTTTATGAGAAACGAgcttttttaacataaaataacACTTAGCAATGGCTGTCGCTCCTATCGCCCTGCCGATAAGCCTGTTACGTCATCGCATCAATTTACATCAATTCACAGGCAACCGGTGGGACCAAACCAAAATTCTTCCCTCGCGTTCTtaatttcctttccatttcaCGGTTTAACAGCTTAGACCGTGGCGCGACACGACAAAGGAGAAAGAACAGGTTTAGGGTATTTCCGAAAATTTGCAATCCAGTCCGGCAAGCACGGAGCGGCCACCGTTTCGTGCTTTACGTCAACCGAATGAAATCCACCCTTGGTTGTTGGACGACCAAACGTTTTCCGACAGCCGTTGACGCAGCTACGCCAAAAGGCAAAGTACTGATGATTCCCCTTTTTGTGTCTTCCTTTTGTAAGAACTTCCCCTTCTAAAATATGTGTGTGATATTTCACAAGATAAAACATCATTCTACATTGCTGCGAATGGAATAATCCTAACGACTAAATGCGTCAGCATGGCAAACGGTTTGACGTAAACAAATGGAAACGGATTCCTTGTCATTTGCCCTTAAGGTATGCAATTTAAACGATCGCTGATGAATGTTTCTACACGATGGACAACACTTTTTCGGCCATTAAACGCTATTAATCGTTCCCGTACGAAACGTGCACAATTAAATCAAACACAGTTCTAATCAAGCGATCATTATTGGTATGAGGTgcgcgtgtgttgtgtgtctttCGGTGTGTTTGCTAATATCCGACATTAAAAATGCAAGTGCTTCGTTTTATAATCGATCCCAGCTCGATCGCTGCGCTGGTCGCGCGCTGCGCATTGTCGAACCGTGGCACTGTAATTGTCACACTCGGAAACCGCGCGGCGCGAGAAGGAATTCTCCCAAACCCCTCACGTTGGTTGGCTCTGCAGAGCAACCGATCTGCGATCGGATAATTCCACACGCACAAGATAATTAGGCCGCTGTACGGGGTGGACATTTGTTGGGTATAATTTATGCAGACGCCAAGTTTTGCATACGCCCGTGCCGGAGTTATGGTGTTATTATGGCGAAATCTATTTAATGCGCGAAAGGTCCGCGCACACACGGGCAGCCCTTTGCCGAGCGTGTGTCGAGTGGAAAGGATCGCCGAGGAGACTGGGCTTATGCAGGGGGGCGGGTTATTAGGCTCGATGACGCAAAGCTACTTATTCTGATCCGTTATTATCCCGGTTTGATTAGGTTTATTTGCCCGCGGGTTATATAAATCCTGCTTAAAACAACCCCAATCGACTACTAATCAGGGAAAACTGGAGTGTTTGCATGGTTGTAGTGGATGGAAGAGAAAAGGAGTGTTAGAAAATTGTTTACAGAAAATCTAACAATCATGTTCTAGAGCTTTCTTTCATTTACCACTGGTAAAAAATATCCTTTGCGTGTGTAGAAAAACAGCACTTTAAACAGGGACAACCCCACAACAGCCACCACGAAACGCTTCGTCATCTAGAGGCGGTAACGCCGGCACCGGTTGACGGTCAAGGCCGGCGCTGTCAAATGGTCGGTAATGATTCATTTCCTTCGCTTCAACCACCCAAGCTGGTGTGGGCTGGGCGGGCTTTGACCGGGCCGGAGCAGTTTAACCGTAACCACCGTATCCACCGCTAGGCTCGTTGTTGGCGCAACCAATTAACGTCCCTAAGCAAATTTGCTCGATAACCGAtcaattacaaaaacaaagacaCCAAATGCTGTTGTGTTGgtccaccttttttttgccggTTGAGTGTGACGCGGCTCAACGCTATGGATGGTTGAATCGGGCTgcagtttgcttttgtttgtacCCGTATTTAGAGTGTCCTAATTGGATGAAATTTactatgttttttgttgttgttgtgatttCACACGAGCAATGTCTACACGAAATTGAATGAATTATTCAGCAAAGATGACAAATCAAATGGCTTGCAGCGCTTAATATCTCAAAGGCGTTACATAATATCGCAAAACCTCTCAATCCGCAGCTGCAATCGGGCGGGTTGGCGAGCGCTCGTGAGGGTTGAAATTTGGCCAGACCTCTGCTCGTGGTCGCTGATCGCTCGTAGTCGTGCCAGTAAAGTAAGTTCAAGGTGAGTCGGTTACGTTAACCCACAGTTGGTGGCGAAATTGGGAAGTCGCGATCGATTGCGGATCAATGGCAATGGGtcagtagtgtgtgtgtgctgtgcgaCAGAGACATAGTTTTCAATGAACGGATGATGATGTCTAGATGAGACTCAATGCTCGTTATGCCtagcagttttttttgcgttttataACTCTGGTGATCACCCACAACTTATCCTTTTATAAATGCGTTTTTATGGGATTAGTTTGTTGGTTCCATGTGGCGTTGGAACCCACTCCGAGTGTGATGTTAAGTCGTAAATCAGAGAACATGAAAATCTTCGATTGACCTGGTTACTGTTACTCTTACAACCTTTCAAATTCAGCATGAAAatggtatttttttatgtctGTTCATTAAATTCTTCATTCAGTGTTTTGAATTCACTAATTTTGAAACCTACAGTTTCTTAAATTTGCAAAAATAGCACAGACACTAATAGTCATTGGTGCTTATTGCTTATAGGCTGAAAAGAAATGATGTAAAATTTAGCGCCTACGTTTGTAGCAAAccaaccatccatccatccattccaTTGATAAAACAATTGAGTTTGCAATGTTTGACCTTCCtacaattgtttttgtttttttttttttaaatcgccTCTTCACTAAAAAGAAGGGATGGATAATTCAgctagaaataaaaataaaaggcTTCAGAAAAAGGTTACGTCTGTAACAAATCACTCTCACCGGATAACGTACGAGGTTTTTCGGGGTCGCTTAGTGTTAGTCACTCTTTTTCCCTCAAACCAACGTCATCCCTCCGATACAAAAGGGTAGCTAACCTTGATACAGTTTCAAGAAGCGTCGGTTCGTACATCAGCCGGAAAGGATTGTATGCGCTACCTGTCACCTGTAGGTGTGTGGGTCTGCTTCGCATGCACGCGTCTTGCAAGGACGTTTGATAAATCGTTAATGGACagctcgacgctgatgatgataatggcCACAAACGGTGGTGCTCAAGCAGTAAGGTCGTGATGTATGGGATGCATTTTACATGGGCGTTTCATCGATCGAGCCTCGTTTGCATGTAAATGTTTTCCTACGTCAGCTTACAATGCTGTACCGTGGCGAGCAAAGGGAAGGTTTCAGGGCAGATTCTCTCTCAGCTGTCCCATCTGCGGGAAggaaatacattaaaaatatCCACGGTCAATGTGCCGGTTCCGTGTATCAAATCGAAGCCATAGCGGTGACAAGGCTGTTGAAGCCGATAGCGCCGGAAGAAGTTTTGGAAACGGGTTTGGGAGTGACGCCATACAATAAATAGATTTGATTTACTACTTCCTGTAAATGTCAATAATTGTTTTATCAATAAATGCACAGTAACTAAACCCAAAAGAGctgatttttcttctttgcagtCACCCATTTGGTTGGTCTTGTTTATCCTTACAACACCGATTCTACTAGCGGATGGCCACGATGACACTTTCTTTCAAACGCTTTTCGATGAAACCAGCGTCCTGTTCAACAATGGTACACCCCGCATACCGGACACGAAGGCTTTCCGGAAGGAGTacgatttcatcatcatcggtgcCGGTTCGGGTGGATCCGTGATGGCCAACCGATTGTCGGAAGTACGGGACTGGAACGTGCTGTTGCTGGAGGCGGGCAAGGAAGGTAACATGCTGACCGAGGTACCGCTGACGGCTGGCTTGACCACCATTACAGGTAGGTTGGAGCGGATATTTCGACTGATGGGTCCCATTACGTTTAAGATTAAGATCGATAGAGATGTGGCGCTTATTTCTGTGTCTATTCTGGTGAGTTGCAGTCTGGTTTGGGAGATGCCTTGGGCTGTTCCGCTACCTCAAAACTATCTGCCGTGATGGCTTGCAGCTgtatgaaaacaaaagaaactgGGGCACAAAGTTTCAATCATGATCATCGTTTCGATTGTTCGTGTGTGCCCAGAGGGCACATATGTGATACGACATGGGATAAATATATCTTAAGTATAATTTATGAGACATTCATGGTTGCCCTTGaagtgtgtttatttattgattcttTGTACAGATTTcattaattgaaaatattttggaATCCTTGGTTATTATGCACCAAATAAGAAAACTTAAtcttttttcaatcaaatgtTCTTGTGATTATTGATTATATCAAATAATTTGGTTCCTGAAGGTTCCAAGTAGTATTCTGTTAAGACACTTTTGCCAGTATAGCTAAAACCATAAATCTATCATttccaaaaaatcaataaaaaggGGATAAAATTTGTCATAAAAATGAGGCAAAATGCAGCATTACAAATAGGCAAAACGCACCAATATCACCACGCACATAAAATACCTTAAATAACCAATTATTGATCAATTGAAACAGTTGAAACAATTTCTACAATTAGACCAAAAGTAAATGAAAACCTAAGAATCaatgccaaagaaaacaaaactgattttagTATGTTTACAAACATACTTTCTGAAATATGTACGTGCAGATTGAAGCTTCGTAGCCAACTTTAACATTTTCTGAATCAAAGTCATAGAATCAGCTAGAAGTTGGAAGTTGTTAAATAGAAACATAAACTACAACAATATAAATTTGCCTGCAAATCAGTAAACAAAGTTAAAGCAACTTTGCTGAAGCGCaatatcaaaaacaaaaaaagatagtCGAATCTATTCTCTGgtcatttgattttttctcGTAACGAACTTATTACTTGAAATTATTCCAGCCACAcatttttgcatttgtttggacaggctttgttgttttttccataCAGGACCGCAGTTAGATGCGAGCTGGTTATGAGTTTTCGTTTCAATTTTCTGTTTGGAGTGTTTTGTTCCACCATCTCAGTGAAGAGAAGGGCGCGTTTTTCATTAGACTGCTTTGATAACAGGTTTTTATATAGTTAATACGACATGTACCGCTATATGGTTTGTGAGTTGTGTAAGGTAACTCCCCCCTTTGAACCATGAGAACAGCAGACTACCCTGCGAGAGTGCCTGTCGGAACGTCTATATATGCAGCGTCGCGGCCATCGCGCTTCTAGCGATTGTTAACAGGGGCCCATTCAGTGGTTTCTAAAAATAAGTTCCCCCTCCCGTGACTATTCACGTGATTCGCGGAAACGCATTCACCTTTCTCTTTCATACGCGTGCAACATGAAGGGTTGATGATGCCGCAGTTGCACGTGTTACGCGCAACTGCAGCGCATGCGTTGCCGCAACAGTTGTAGTGCTCTGTGTAAGCTCCATTGAGTGAAGCTTTTGAATGGTGCAAACCCTTCAATGATCAAGCAGGCTGGGGTCGATGTTGCTTCAATGAAACtgctattacagggttttccgagtCAATTTCGAATGTCTGCAAcaaatttttcattgcttgcgagatgtttttcaacagctgtcaaatattGTAAAtgcatcataataatttttctgttcttccacatgattttcaacatgtctcaagctggattgagtttgacagttctttgagatATGTTGaagatgttaatccacatcaatctgatgATTCATTTCCgtcataataattattaattccttcagcatgattttcaacacttcaacggTAAACAATGATGAACCGGATGATGTGATCCAGCCTCAAGCCCCTGtgaaaaatcgatggaaataGACCcatgaagtgttgaaaatcatgctgaataaattaaaaattattatgatgaacATGAAACATCAGAGTGATGTGGAATAACTTCtcgcacgcggtgaataacaagcATTctaaagtgacttggaaaaccctgaaAGTGAAATGACCTTGGATATTGAGCATGATGGACAGATCCTAAAACTCGCTTGTAATTTTCTATACTTTTAGGTTACAACTGGGGCTACAAGGCTGACCCAATGAAGGGTGCCTGTTTAGGGCTGAAGGGAGGCGTCTGCAATTGGCCTAAAGGGCGCGGTCTCGGCGGCACCAGTCTCATTAACTTCCTCATCTACACACGCGGTCACCGGAGCGATTACGACGGTTGGGAGCAGGCGGGCAACCCTGGCTGGGGCTATCGTGAGGTGCTGCAGTACTTCAAGAAGTCGGAACGTGTGCAGATTCCCGAACTTCGACACTCCCCGTACCGTTCTACGGCGGGGCTGGTCGACGTGGAAGAGTCTCAATTTGAGACACCCCTGTTGAAGCGGTTCATTGAGGCGGGTCGTGACCTCGGGTACATGGAGACAGATCCGAACGGGGAAATTCAACTCGGTTTCGGTAAAGCACAAGCGACCATGCGCAGAGGACGTCGATGCAGTGCGTCCAAGGCTTACCTCGTACCGGCCTCAAGACGTCCCAACCTGGACATATCAATGTACTCCCGCGTCACCAAAGTGCTGATTGATCCGGTAACGAAGCAAGCGTACGGTGTGGAGTTCATCAAGCGTCGACGGCGGTATGTGATAAGGGCGCGCAAGGAAGTGATCCTGGCGGCGGGTGCTATAGCCTCGCCGCAGCTGTTGATGCTGTCCGGTGTCGGCCCCAGGGAGCACCTGAAGGAGATGGGCATTCCCGTGGTGCAGGATCTACCGGTAGGGTATAACATGCAGGACCATTTGAATCTGCCAGGGTTGGTGTTCCCGGTGAACCAACCGGTGACGGTGCGGGAACGAGACATGCGTTCGCCGCGCCCCATTATCGACTATCTGGTACATGGCCGAGGTCCATTCACCTCTCCGGGCGGTGCGGAGGGTGTCGCTTTCGTAAAGACTAACATTAGCTTCACGCGTAAGTGGAATGTCTTCCGATGTCTGTATAGTAAAATAGTGTAATTGTCTTACTTCTCCTTAACCTAACAGCCTCTGATTATCCGGACATTGAGCTGGTCATGGGCACAGGTGCTTACAACAACGATGAGTCGGGTACGCTGCGGGCAACGATCGGCTTTACGGACCAGTTCTACCACAGCACCTACGGCTCGATCCTCGGAAAGCACGCGTTTTCGGTCTCACCGGTTCTGATGCGGCCGAAGAGTCGTGGTCGAATCTCGCTCAAAAGCACCAACCCGTTCCATTGGCCCCGCATGGAGGGTAACTTCTTTGCGGACTATGACGATCTGCTCGTGCTGCGGGAAGGCGTCAAGTTGACGGTCGATCTGATCGAATCTCGCAGCTTCCGTGACGTTGGGGCACGGTTGCACAGTACACCGTTTTACGGCTGTGAGCAGCATCGCTTCCGAAGCGACGAGTATTGGGAGTGTGCCATCAGACGTATCGGTAGTACGTTGCAGCATCAGGTATGAGGGAATCATATTAGCGCAGAAGTTGAAAGACTGCTTGATcatcggtgtgtttgtttgcagtgCGGTACGTGCAAGATGGGACCTGTGACCGATCCGGAAGCGGTCGTCAATCCACAGCTGCAGGTGTACGGCATCAAGGGGCTGCGTGTCGTCGACGCCTCAATCATACCAACCATACCGGCATCGCACACCAACGCAGTGGTGTTTATGATCGGCGAGAAGGCGGCCGACATGGTGAAAGACTTTTGGGCCAACGAAATACGCTAACCATCGCTGGTGTCGGCGAGACCTTTTCTCACTCTCTAGTCAACTTTGATCGCCGTTTTGCCCGGTGATCGTAGCACAGTCCCGGCGAAGGTGTCggagcacacgcacgcacgtctCGCGAGTTGCTTGCGTGCACAAATCTTCCCTCGTTTCTGCCCTGCCCATCTTCTCTTCCCATGAAAGAGTTGCCAACCGAGCGTTCGGTGTAGAATTAAGCAAAATAAAGAGACTGCTCTACTGTAAACAAACGGTAATAAACGGTTTCCACGCCGGGCGCGTTTATTTGCGTAAGCGATCTGATCGACTTTCCCCAAATCGAGTATCTAGACGTTGTGTGGGAATGGAAGCGCTGTTAGGGTAGAAAAATCGGTAAGCAAATGAGAAACGCGTGGCGTAGTGGCCTTGCCCGATGACATTAGAATTCATACGCgagtgggtatgtgtgtatttgtctgTTTTTAGTATATTGCTTTCCGAATGAAACGCGGCCAAACTCGCGCTCTAGTAAAACGACCAGCGCAGCGGGTTGTTGTGTTGGTTGCAAGAAATAAGGTTACAAGACGCATAACGGCTGTGTGTTATCCGTAACCGTTGTCCTGGCGCATGCGATCCATCGTAATGATGCATGCCGTTGTAACTGTTGTCGGCGATTGTCGGGTGAATGGTTCTTGCAAAACCAACCGGGTCGAGTAAATATTTTGCTTCTGCCAATAATTACGGCTCGTTAGCAATAATCACACTCTACGTTGATACACTGGGTGCATAAAGGAAATGACACATATCCATCAATGCCATACTGAAAGAAGGTTGGGGCACATTGCCAAGGCAGCGCATACTCGACATTTCGTGAACATGTTACTGCATCGCCGACTATTATACACGaatggcgttttttttcattccaccGGTGGGTGTGTATCAACATCCGACACCGGAAAATGGGAGAATTTTCGCACACCACCACAAATAGCTGCCACTTTTCGGACCATTTCCCGAGCGATGCGTGTGAACTGTCAAAACAAACACCGGACCCCACGAAGACGGTGGCACGAAACAGCTGGAGCCGAGTTTTCCCGAGCGCGCAGGTTTTCCGACAGTTTTCCTGCTCGGCGGGGGCGAAGAAAGCCTACAGCTGACGGTATAGTAACGATTTGCCACTGGCACCGAGCGGTGTGTGAGTGCTGTGCGTATTCGATGGTAGTAGGCGCGTTAGTATCTCTAGTGAACGCGGGAATTCAAGACATTCTTTGTCCATTAGAGTCGGTGGTTCGATAGACGTTATGGATTTTAGGTGCAACCAGGGCAGTGGAAATAAAAGTTGATTACCGGCAAAGGAATTGGGTGCCTGAGTGAGTAattgtgtgtcagtgtgtatgaccctgtgtgtgcgagtgttgcGTTTTCGAAATTATACCgaaaaaaaggatgaaatAATGTTTCCCCTTCACTTGCTCTAGAGCAAGCTACCCACTCCGTTCGTGTTGGGAAAGTTTTACTTCTAATTGTGTTAGCAGCGAACACCTGCCCCGCCGTGGttgaaagggaaagaaagttGTGTGTGCTGTAGTCCCATGTAGTGAGCTTGAATATCACATAGAAGGGTTTCGTAGTTTTAAAAGTGTTCTGTGTATCATTGGCGATATCTAGTCTCGATCGACAGTGCACGTTGGTTTTGGGAGGGTGTGAGATTAAGGGACATGAATTGATGTTCGTGGTTGGTAGTACCGTGCCACAGGTGATGAATGTTTAATCAGCAGGCATTTGCCATACAGCTCAACTTCACATGCTGGTAAGAGGACCAGAGCATAACACGTCTGGCTTGAAGAGTAGCGTCGGATATCGACTATTACAGGTGAGgttgagtatgtgtgtgcagtatattattttaatttgtataaaaaaaaaatgaattgtttttttttaattaaagagACATAGAGCCTTCTAGCTTTATGCTCTTCTAAACTATACACTAAAACATACAGTTGCCTTCATTGTTCATCACAGTCGAGCTATCTCGGCACATCAGTCGCGTACCGTCATTGCTAAAATGCGGCTCAAAAGGGAATAGAGTAAAAGCTATcccctcttttttttctattcataAGACTGTATTCATAAGACTCAACGATTGAGCGTATCTCTCTCTTCTAACAACGTATACTCTCGCACGCATCTCTCTGTCTAATGCGATCAGATCGCTTGCTGGACAGGATCCTCATTCTCTGGAATTATGATATTTCTAGCACggagttatgcatcgctagaactgaAACGGTGATTCCATCAGATATATAGCTCAACGCTAGCCGCTTCTTTCGGCAGTCTGCCAGCTCTCACGGTAGAAAGGTCTGAAGTTACCTTTAACAACTTCAACAGGACCGTTGCAGCTGTGTTTAGATTGTGTCCTTCCCAAACCGATCTGGAACAGGCTGTAACAACGTGTATGTAAGACGTGCACTTGTGTGTGTACGCAATGTAATTGAGAAGGGGATGATGAATTCCGGTTCGTAAGGGCAATTCCGGTGGGCCAGGTTTGCCAGAACGCGGAAGTCTCCCAGCAATGTGTGAAATTCTCATTGGAGAATATTCTAAGGAAGAAACGCGGTGCCGCGACGCGTTTATCAGGTGGAAAGTGTCCAGCCTAATCCTGACCAGAGAGCTGATTCgactgttttgctttttccacCCTTTATTTTTACCACTAGACCAAATGTTACGGTAATCAAATCCATCCTGTTGAACCTGTTGTCGATGTAAAGGAAATATgtgaataaatattatttatttgtttattaaacTCGTTGAACAAGAGTTATCATATGTGTCATGTCATCTTTTGGTATTCCTTCAACTTGTGTATTCTGCTGAATTACTGACGAGCTGTTTCTGGATGATCAGTTCATAGTTGTAacgttttgaaataaaatattgaagCACTGCACACAAGATATATATTGCACCGGCAAATAATAGATTGTTCAATCTAGTTCAACAAGAAACAGTGTTAAAATGAAGGTTTTTATGCTTTATATAAACTACATACTATGAGACATAAGATGGTTCAATGGTAAAAAGAAATCTATTTAGTAACTCTTTCCTTCTGATTTGAACTCGAATCGATCAAAAATTTTGACGATTgttgctgtttaaaatgaagGTTAGATTGAATTAGTAATAAGCTGATTTTGTTAAGCCAATGAGGCatgcaatttaaaatatgttgaATGATGTATAAAGATTTTGTATACCAAATAAAGAGTCTTAGTAATTCACAATACATCTCTGAAGAAAGTATAGATTTTAGTTAAATAATGGGTTTGCGAAATCACTTTagaatgtgcacataattattcaccgcatccaagatgtttttcaacagctttggtatgttttttttcaaaatgaaatttcaatttcaatacatgattttcaacacaaaacaaagaactgtcaaactcaatccagcatgagttgttttgaaaatcatgctgaagaaataaaaaattattataatggaaatgaaataacaGATTGATGTGAGTTAACAtgttgcacgcggtgaataaaaatgtttacattccAAAGTGACTTGAAGTGACCCTGTAAAACATGCACATGACAAAACCTAGCTAAAACTATATGCTGGCCTCTTGTTTGCCTTGAATGAAATAAGGCAGGAAATTTTAATTGTTATTATCGCttacaaagttttttttttatgtaactAGATAAACAGATATTTGATTTCATTCCACTTCTGCTTTCGGAGGAAACAAACATTTCTATAACACCATGAACATTATTTGTTCCCATTTCCTATGTTCAAGGATGTATAGCGTGATCCTATTACGTCGAAACAGTTCAAACTCCGGGTGCTTTGACGAACACACAGTACAAATGAGAACAGAGCGAAACTCTCTCCTTTTCGCTTATCTTCTTAACGCGGTACGCATAGCGCTGAGCATTTGAGCGCGATAGAGAGACTCGTCTAACAAAAATCGCTCGCAGGTACATCTCTGTCTAATGTGATCGTTTCGCTTACTGGACAGGATTTTTATTTACTGGAATTGGGATATTTTTAAAACggagttatgcatcgctagaactgaAACGGTGGTCGCATCACATATATAGCTCAGCGCTTGCCGCTTCTGTCGGCAGTCTGCCAGCTCTCACGGTAGAATGGTCTGAAGTTACCTTTAACAACTTCACAGGACCGTTGCAGCTGTGTTTAGATTGTGTCCTTCCCAAACCGATCT encodes the following:
- the LOC1273413 gene encoding glucose dehydrogenase [FAD, quinone] isoform X1, whose amino-acid sequence is MNRCTAKMSPIWLVLFILTTPILLADGHDDTFFQTLFDETSVLFNNGTPRIPDTKAFRKEYDFIIIGAGSGGSVMANRLSEVRDWNVLLLEAGKEGNMLTEVPLTAGLTTITGYNWGYKADPMKGACLGLKGGVCNWPKGRGLGGTSLINFLIYTRGHRSDYDGWEQAGNPGWGYREVLQYFKKSERVQIPELRHSPYRSTAGLVDVEESQFETPLLKRFIEAGRDLGYMETDPNGEIQLGFGKAQATMRRGRRCSASKAYLVPASRRPNLDISMYSRVTKVLIDPVTKQAYGVEFIKRRRRYVIRARKEVILAAGAIASPQLLMLSGVGPREHLKEMGIPVVQDLPVGYNMQDHLNLPGLVFPVNQPVTVRERDMRSPRPIIDYLVHGRGPFTSPGGAEGVAFVKTNISFTPSDYPDIELVMGTGAYNNDESGTLRATIGFTDQFYHSTYGSILGKHAFSVSPVLMRPKSRGRISLKSTNPFHWPRMEGNFFADYDDLLVLREGVKLTVDLIESRSFRDVGARLHSTPFYGCEQHRFRSDEYWECAIRRIGSTLQHQCGTCKMGPVTDPEAVVNPQLQVYGIKGLRVVDASIIPTIPASHTNAVVFMIGEKAADMVKDFWANEIR
- the LOC1273413 gene encoding glucose dehydrogenase [FAD, quinone] isoform X2; the encoded protein is MANRLSEVRDWNVLLLEAGKEGNMLTEVPLTAGLTTITGYNWGYKADPMKGACLGLKGGVCNWPKGRGLGGTSLINFLIYTRGHRSDYDGWEQAGNPGWGYREVLQYFKKSERVQIPELRHSPYRSTAGLVDVEESQFETPLLKRFIEAGRDLGYMETDPNGEIQLGFGKAQATMRRGRRCSASKAYLVPASRRPNLDISMYSRVTKVLIDPVTKQAYGVEFIKRRRRYVIRARKEVILAAGAIASPQLLMLSGVGPREHLKEMGIPVVQDLPVGYNMQDHLNLPGLVFPVNQPVTVRERDMRSPRPIIDYLVHGRGPFTSPGGAEGVAFVKTNISFTPSDYPDIELVMGTGAYNNDESGTLRATIGFTDQFYHSTYGSILGKHAFSVSPVLMRPKSRGRISLKSTNPFHWPRMEGNFFADYDDLLVLREGVKLTVDLIESRSFRDVGARLHSTPFYGCEQHRFRSDEYWECAIRRIGSTLQHQCGTCKMGPVTDPEAVVNPQLQVYGIKGLRVVDASIIPTIPASHTNAVVFMIGEKAADMVKDFWANEIR